The Clavelina lepadiformis chromosome 3, kaClaLepa1.1, whole genome shotgun sequence region CCGAATCACACGTCTCTGAAGGTTTAATGATAGTGACAATGCTTTGACTGTTAACAGTCTTTTTAGGAATCTCCTCTTTATCTGAACTTTCTTTTGCATGACcatttttcttctttgttttatttgtagaTTGTTCTTTTCCAGTCTGCTGCtttccattgctttgatgATTCGGAACCTGTAGAGAATTTCCATTTTTCTGTTTGTCTTGCTTCGAGTTTTTATCCTCCTGTTTCAAAGTATTAATCCTTGTGCCACCGATGACGACTTCGTCGTAGTCCTCATCTAGTGGAGGAAGATTTTTTGTGGCGGTGAGTACGAAGGCAAACTGAAGTAAACTCCAAGACCATATCGCCAATACCAAGTAGACGATTTCAGTGTTTTGATTCACCTAAACACATGTTGACTGAATTTTTAACTCCTAAGAGGTTCCTTAATATGTTACAGACATAAAGACGTTTTGTATGTCCATAAGTTTGGTAGATATATCTGTAACTCACCTCATCCTCTCCAAAGACTTCCAAGAGCTCAATGATGTCTGCTCCAGCCGCGATATTGACCAAAAGAAGTTGTGACAACTCATTGCGGGATAGCTCTCCTTTCGGGGCAAtccattttgcaaaaactagCACAAAGATGAGGATTTGCTCAAGAGCAAGGGTCCAACCTTCATCTGAGAAGTTGATTGAAATCTAAGTGACATAAAAAACCTAAGTTTGTATTTATCCActgcaaatatattttttggcTTTGGATTTTGTATAATATATTAACCCATTTTCGTATCGAAAAAAGCTTAATCAACACACGCTCTTTACATTTGAAAAGTATCAgctatttggaaacttgcaaTTTACCGCTAATCCTTGAAATTGAGTGTCATTTGATGGGGTATCAGTGGTGTTTGATATTCGATGGTCAAGCAACTTAAGTTCCAATAGCCACATGCATGGTATTCCAGCAACCATATAGAAAAACACACTTGGGCTTATCCTAAAAAATATTAGTTTTAATGAAGCATGCGCAAAAAAACAGAGTGGCACAAAGTTTTGCCTACTTTTTGTGTTGCGgtaagttaagttttttacttttcaacAATTTGTAATGTTGCAAGAGATACTTATAATTACTAGACTTGATTGAAAGTAGGCCTAAACCGTAAGTGAAGTTTAACTTTTGCTTTTAACTATGACCTTCAACTGTAATGCTCCTTTCTAGAAGCAATAAAATTGGCGTTACAAAATTCGATATCAATGGCGTGTAAAAATATTCTAAGCTCAAACTTGTATATAGGTCTATCAGAAGTAGTTTAAAACCCCAATCGGAACGGAATCGTCAATTCACAGTGAAATATTCGAAAATTTTCtttatggcaaaaaatataagctgtttaatgcggtattttcaacaaagaaaactATTCGTTCGGGGAATTACGATGTCAGCACGAAAAACATTGTCATTCTGAGAGCGAGTTTTTGCGTATTTAGCTTGAAGTAGTTATTTTGTCACGCTCTCCCTTCTCAgcctttgttttgttttctccTTTGTAAACTTGACAACAAATGGCCACGTCAAGCTCTTAATAGAAGCaaaaaaccttttttgttgttttaacagGTCTTATACCCATCGCATCGCAAAATTggttgtttttactttttacagtAAGCCACTTTTTAAGTATTTATGTAAGATATTTCTACTGCTAAAGACTGCTCAAGCaactgttttgtgaaaactaaacgtttatatttgtttactGATTCGCTGTAGTAACAAATTTGCTGTTACATTTCGCATTCATTTTTTAGCTGACACTGCCCTTTACTTATAAATACGGTAACAAAATCTTACAAAAGATTTGATACGAAACATGATTTACCATTTCATTTCGTTTCCTTGGCGGACAATTATGGCGTGCAGCGTTTCAATTACCAGTGGACACAGTGTTAAGAGAAGTAACCAGTAGATGCTTTGATCCAACGCTTCTGTGACTCGCCAAACGGCAATGAATGTGTACAGGAAGTACAAGCATCGCGATATTATTGACTTGATAATTCGTATGAGAGTCTTTATAAAAGTAACAATCTTTGATCCTTGCAAAACTCCACACGGTGTTGAGTATGACCATCGGTTCAACTTCCCAAAACACATTACtcttttttcaagttttaacaATCACTTGAAAAGCAATAAACTGATAAACTAGCAGCCTTGTCTTTGGACTTATCACGGTATTCACTTGAATTGTTGGTCCTAATCATCagatcaaaacattttatcagatggaataaaaaataaaacaaaattcaaaaggCCAGAGCAATAGAAATTGTATTTAAaggtaatttaaaaacaatactCCATACCAAGTATGTTATGTAAAAATGTGTACTTAAAACTTGCTTAACACGTTAAGATATATTGGTCATAGTTCTTAAGATTCTTAGGCCATTTACTTATAATAAATCAAAaggtttttttctttttgaaatgCTATCgttttttaagaaaataagGATTTGTAGACCTAGAAATTGTTTTACCAAACAAAAGTGGATGTTAAAGACCGTAACACTAAACAGAAGTTTCGTTTGTTTTAAGTTCTGCATTTGCAAACTTTATGGGCCTGCTGAAAATACTTTGTACACAACGGAAGCAAGTTGAATTGAAACCTTATTGCTTTTATGCGAGCTCTTTATGTAAGacagacatgtgcaaccagtggcccgGTTTTTCCAAgcggcccgcgtggtgctcagcaaaatgttagaagttcatactagccatcactatttgatgcagtttacatcaaagcaatggaaattttcgcattttcgtgtcgtggactaaattaaatctatttcttaactatataaactgcataggaaagtcgttttatgatactaattttttctgaaaatatcatgtggcccgcgttgtcattcaaaattttgtatttggccctccagtgaaaaaggttgcacatgcctgaTGTAAGACTATATGATACAACGGAACTCGTTTGTAGATATTAATCACAGAACAATATCTTAGAATAAAATATCCAGAATATCTGATCTGAATGATTTCATTGAAGCATTAAATTCTTGTATATTTCCGTACCCAACTAATTGGTACGGTTTcctatattttaaattaagtttCCGTATTTTAATCTTCTCTAATTAAGTTAATATATGAGCGCCCGATATAAAGTGTTAGAGCATGCCCTGATTCTATGCTGTATATATACGATGGGCTGAATTTCCTTCTGTCAGATtgctttaaaatatattttacgtATTTGATAACCTGAAAGCATTTAAGTGCTGTAAAGTCTTCTCTGTTTGGCGCAATACATTGCATTTAACAACGAACTGCAGGTGCATTGAACTATGCACTgctttgtaatattttttgctttacctGTCCTCATAGCCAATAACGACGTGCTAATGCGCCAACTGAAACAACTTTGTACGTTTTGGTTTTCGTTAACACTCGTCTACAAGCTAAATTTTATAGGATATAGTTAGATAGTTCTTATAGTTCTTAAGGCTTTTGCCCTTCAAGGCATTTTGACCAATATAGCTTCGTAGAAGGTAACAAGCATATGACTCGTTCATTGCAACTGCGTGGGTTTGTCAATTATTCAAGGCCGTATTACAGGTCACTAGAgttactttaaattttaactaaaaatgaAGCAATCTTTACAACAGCAATAATGTTGGGTTCATGCTAAACCGTCATAAAATCATCATCAGTAAAAACGTTGAAGCAACAAACATGCTTTCCCAaagattttaacaaataaattCTATAAAATATTAGTCCACGCACTATTTTTCGATTTTTAAGATCCTTATAAAGATGTGTATTAGAAAAAATGCGTACGGCGTGTAATTTCTCTTGTTTTCAACCATGCCGACTGTGTACCAGACGAGTGTTTTCTACACAGGTATGTTTTAGACTTGTCACAAGAATACCAAAGTACTCTAGGAGAGGAGTAAACGCTAGGCTGGTAAACTCTGACGgtggttttgtcatttttgtttggTGGTAGCCTATGCGTTACTGTATTGGTCAATTAAACGGTAATTATTTCCGACAGATTCAAGATAACGAGCTCTTCTGACGCAATTGCGGTATCAGCCTGAAATTAAAGCATTGCGTTCCGTGCATATCTTGTGCATACACTCTTGTTGGCAGAAACATAAAACACtcttatttgtgtttttaagatAACAATGCGtaaatgcttttattttgtttagaactaatttatttattgaccCAGGAATGTGTTTGAACAAACTACAACTATTTTCATTTAGATATAACTTCTAAAATATTTATCTGCGACATGAACTAATCCGTTGTCTTATTAATTATAATCCACCACTTTGTTCAAGTGATTATAGCTGCTGGCGCTAGTGACGCtggtttatatatttttcGGTGAAATGGCAACTTCTAGCTGCCAAATGTGCCGAAACAAATGCATCAGCTATGGTATTAATTGGTAAAATCGGAATGGGACTAGCCGTTAAAGTTTCATAAATTTATACCAGGTACATTTCTTGTTACGGTGTTTACAGGGCATCAGCAgcaaaacttttacttttgtcAGTCAATGAGCGCTATTTTGTTTCCAGGTAACTTGCATTTAAGCTACTCTTCTAAAATAGTTATAGTAATAGTGCATTTTGGCTCATCTATTTGTCTTCACATAATAGTTTGTCTGTTTGTCTTGCGCTAAAGAAAACTGGTTTATCTATATTGCTCAACTGGCATGATTCTGATTTAACGTGGTCGCTGATATTTGGTTAAAGATATGCATAACATACAAGCTCTCTTTGACGTCTTTTAATGCAGTAAGCACTATAATTGATTCAGTGGCTCCCACAACTGAAGTTCTCCTACATATATATCATCTATTGCGGTCAGACAAGCGCTGAATTTCGAGTCCGTAAATGTTCTTTGTTTGACCTCCCACGACGGCTTACATCAACTGAATACAAATCTGCTACAATAGATTTGGCGAAAAAAATCTTGTACGACAAATGTTATGTTGTTATAAGACGTTTAGTCAATGCCTTTTTTGTATAAAGCAAACTTTAGGCACGTTTGATGTCATTTGTCTTCACATTTCGTCTTAGATTAAAGCATTTAATATTTCTTTGACTTAAACTAGGCTTTTCTAACTCAACTTACCAAAACATTCATACATGATTTACCACAAGTCAAGACAAATTCACTAAAGATTAAAGTCTATGGAAATTTCTAAGATATCATGGCTTTTTAGATCACTCGAAGCATACAAAGTAAAGCACGACTAGACCACTTCTAGAGCTATGTGATGGGATATCGTTTGTAAATTATTTGCGCGTTCTACACTTTCAGTTGGTGGTATAGTTTTGATACGTGTTCACCATTAGCTGTATAAATGGAGTAGAATGTATATCGCGATTTGATACCCGCTGTGAGCGAAATATATTTATGTTTACAATTTACAAGCTGACTCTGAGTTTTATTCTAGTGTATATTCTACTCTTGCCAGTGCAATTCAGCCGATCCATTGATCGCTTTTTACTTACTAGCCGACGCTGCAAAGTTTTCAGATCCAGGTttagacaaacttttattccCGTGTAAATGGAACCTCGAACACGTACACCTACACAAAGGAATAATTCCCCTACTCGCACAGAAAATTGTAAATTGGGTATCGTAATCGTAACCTACAGCATATAGGATATTCTTGACAGCTTGgattaagttttgaaaatagaatGAATAATTGAACTGAGATGTTTTCAGGAAAGCGATCTTTATGATATGTTGTTGAGAATTATGTATGCTAACACCGCCGTTAGCTTTTTCCTTCAAAATAGTAAATAAGCCGCTTAACTTCAATTCTGATGATATCATTTATCCATGTAgtattattttacaaattatttcatACATGCTAATCGTAACAAGCAAATCCTTTTTTTATCAAGTTCTGACGAAATGATGGCTATACCCCAACAGCTGGGCTTAATTACAGTAATATTATCACGAAACAAAGTGAACAATCCAAATCGTCAAAAGCTTTGATTAAAACAGAAGTTTTACCTAAAAATTCTTCAACTGGCTAAAATAgtcaaatgaaaattttcttgcatgaactcaaacaattaaaaacatcTTTCGTTCAACCAGGCGTATGTAAAATGACCTCTTCTGACAGCGAAAGGGGAAGAAGGAAATAAAAAGTGACAGCCTTATACGGCCTTGGGTGTGTACACCCAAACAAATTACGGCTTACGTGCAAGCAAAATACTGCTATAGAAAGGTACTATAGAACAagagtaaataaaaaatgcaaacacaaacttattatggtgcaaaatatacGTGCATTTAAAAGCGGCAAGAAACATATTAGGGCAAGACAATCTATATATATGATATGGCCTCATTTTCGTTCAACCAACTAAAAAGTTGCCGTGGGCATACACTTTTAAACTCATAGCTTGAGCtatgtaataaaaatgaagatatTTGTTTACACCTTTTTCCTCATCTAAGGGCGTGTACTCCACGAAgctttttgttgctttattttgtaatatcaGCTTTTATGTCATGCTAACAGGGTATCGGAATTTTTATCTGTAATATGTGGAAAATCTTTGCCCGACTTT contains the following coding sequences:
- the LOC143450435 gene encoding uncharacterized protein LOC143450435 — translated: MCFGKLNRWSYSTPCGVLQGSKIVTFIKTLIRIIKSIISRCLYFLYTFIAVWRVTEALDQSIYWLLLLTLCPLVIETLHAIIVRQGNEMKWISPSVFFYMVAGIPCMWLLELKLLDHRISNTTDTPSNDTQFQGLAISINFSDEGWTLALEQILIFVLVFAKWIAPKGELSRNELSQLLLVNIAAGADIIELLEVFGEDEVNQNTEIVYLVLAIWSWSLLQFAFVLTATKNLPPLDEDYDEVVIGGTRINTLKQEDKNSKQDKQKNGNSLQVPNHQSNGKQQTGKEQSTNKTKKKNGHAKESSDKEEIPKKTVNSQSIVTIIKPSETCDSEETDSKKHEDIEVGDETHIVSKITDPNKIHDQLRADEELAACLSGRRCFECFCCYTEIWGMLMSIIFQDGPFFILRMVILFHYKVVTHMNIFFTCKNVLVIILLFNRIRVVILEERKPWKAYMKEVKKQRRREKDETRRKLGLPPKTKDLSGDAEGTRRRKSTSLLPSSAKTSSRPGSAQPISKPRWMIWRA